From a single Eremothecium sinecaudum strain ATCC 58844 chromosome III, complete sequence genomic region:
- the MCT1 gene encoding [acyl-carrier-protein] S-malonyltransferase (Syntenic homolog of Ashbya gossypii ACR108C; Syntenic homolog of Saccharomyces cerevisiae YOR221C (MCT1)) produces MKLLTFPGQGSSISLLSLEKWCKTMATFQDKSGAISDLLEYTKVNPSKPESVALCSNLLFQEWLRTKNKHDKMMVLGHSLGELSAINAGTENTLFSARDIFQIAAKRNDLMVQATHGWLKREGRGLDEKFKLLAVRSPRSKDLRRELCLRNSLHIATHVNAKICVLTGLQQDFEALQLPYGARTSELVNIDGIPFHDSRVLKEIMEPLYDYLWEKIKHSGIRSLKHQLICNADGSTTDLVDIAIEKYVQSSTQTVETVECLKKIAELGTTSALHFGPGPQFANMLKRDMNKATHEYYGE; encoded by the coding sequence ATGAAATTGTTGACATTTCCTGGGCAGGGCAGTTCCATCAGCTTATTATCACTTGAGAAATGGTGCAAAACAATGGCTACATTTCAAGACAAAAGCGGAGCAATATCGGATCTGCTGGAATACACGAAAGTGAATCCGAGTAAGCCAGAGTCTGTAGCATTGTGTTCcaatcttctttttcagGAGTGGCTGAGGACAAAAAATAAACATGATAAAATGATGGTTTTAGGGCATTCTTTAGGGGAGTTATCAGCAATCAATGCTGGCACTGAAAATACTTTATTTTCCGCTCGCGATATATTTCAGATTGCAGCTAAGCGGAATGATCTAATGGTGCAGGCGACGCATGGATGGTTGAAGAGGGAAGGTAGGGGTTTAGATGAGAAATTTAAGTTATTAGCTGTGCGTAGTCCACGCTCAAAAGACCTGCGAAGAGAGCTGTGCTTACGCAATTCACTGCACATTGCAACTCATGTTAATGCTAAGATATGTGTCCTTACTGGTCTTCAGCAGGACTTCGAAGCTCTGCAGCTGCCATACGGTGCCAGGACTTCAGAGCTGGTTAATATCGATGGTATACCTTTCCACGATAGCAGAGTTTTGAAGGAGATAATGGAACCATTGTACGATTACTTGTGGGAGAAAATAAAGCATAGCGGCATTAGATCGCTCAAACACCAACTAATCTGTAATGCTGATGGCTCAACAACCGACCTTGTAGATATTGCAATTGAAAAGTACGTTCAATCGAGTACCCAAACCGTTGAAACTGTCGAGTGTCTAAAAAAAATAGCCGAGCTTGGAACAACCTCCGCATTACATTTTGGACCAGGTCCACAGTTTGCAAACATGTTAAAACGGGACATGAATAAAGCGACACATGAATATTATGGCGAATAG